A portion of the Luxibacter massiliensis genome contains these proteins:
- the topA gene encoding type I DNA topoisomerase — MAHYLVIVESPAKVKTIKKFLGSSYSVAASNGHVRDLPKSQLGIDVEHDYEPKYITIRGKGDILANLRKEAKKADKVFLATDPDREGEAISWHLATALKLDEKKMRRITFNEITKNAVKASLKAPRNIDMNLVDAQQARRVLDRAVGYRISPVLWAKVKRGLSAGRVQSVALRLIADREEEINAFIPEEYWSLDAILKVKGERRPLTAKFYGTDKKKVTIGSKEELEKILREIENEEYKITDIRKGERIRKAPLPFTTSTLQQEAAKALNFGTQKTMRIAQQLYEGIDIKGNGTVGVITYLRTDSTRISEEADANARQYIAENYGDNYVAAGVKAKKAEQKIQDAHEAIRPTDLARTPASLKDSLSRDQLRLYQLIWKRFAASRMQPAKYETISVKIGAGEYRFTVSTSKVVFDGFRCVYTEAEEEKEESNVLVNGLSMDSRLEKEAFDTKQHFTQPPAHYTEATLVKTLEELGIGRPSTYAPTISIILGRRYVTKEAKNLYMTEIGEVVNNIMKQSFPSIVDENFTANMEGLLDMVEEGKVPWKEVIRNFYPDLDEAVKIAEKELESVKIEDEVTDVICEECGRNMVIKYGPHGRFLACPGFPECKNTKPYLEKIGVPCPLCGKEVVIRKTKKGRKYYGCEDNPDCEFMSWQKPSKEKCPECGNYMVEKGNKLVCADEKCGYVRNLKKN; from the coding sequence ATGGCGCATTATTTGGTTATCGTGGAGTCACCTGCCAAGGTGAAAACAATCAAAAAGTTTCTGGGGAGTAGTTATTCAGTCGCGGCATCTAACGGACACGTAAGGGATCTGCCAAAGAGCCAGCTAGGCATAGATGTGGAGCATGATTATGAACCCAAATATATTACCATCAGAGGAAAAGGGGATATCCTGGCTAATCTGCGGAAGGAGGCAAAAAAAGCAGATAAAGTCTTTCTGGCAACTGACCCTGACCGGGAGGGGGAGGCAATATCCTGGCATCTGGCTACGGCCCTGAAATTAGATGAAAAGAAAATGCGCCGTATCACTTTTAATGAGATTACAAAAAATGCAGTGAAGGCATCTTTAAAGGCGCCTAGAAATATAGATATGAACCTGGTAGATGCCCAGCAAGCCCGCCGCGTCCTGGACAGGGCCGTGGGTTATAGGATCAGTCCCGTGCTCTGGGCAAAGGTTAAGAGGGGACTGAGTGCAGGGCGGGTCCAGTCTGTGGCCCTGCGTCTGATTGCCGACCGGGAGGAAGAGATTAATGCGTTTATACCTGAAGAATACTGGTCATTAGACGCCATTTTAAAGGTGAAAGGGGAGAGGCGGCCCCTGACTGCAAAGTTTTATGGGACGGACAAAAAGAAAGTTACGATCGGCTCAAAAGAAGAGTTGGAAAAGATTCTCCGGGAGATCGAAAACGAGGAATATAAGATTACAGATATCAGGAAGGGGGAGCGCATACGTAAGGCCCCTTTGCCCTTTACAACCAGCACCCTGCAGCAGGAAGCTGCCAAGGCCTTGAACTTCGGTACCCAGAAAACCATGCGGATTGCACAGCAGCTCTATGAAGGGATTGATATTAAAGGGAATGGGACAGTTGGTGTCATCACGTATCTGCGTACAGACTCCACCCGTATTTCAGAGGAGGCAGATGCCAATGCAAGGCAGTATATTGCAGAAAACTATGGAGATAATTACGTGGCGGCAGGTGTAAAGGCCAAAAAGGCAGAGCAGAAGATTCAGGATGCCCATGAGGCTATCCGCCCGACTGACTTGGCCAGGACCCCCGCGTCATTGAAAGACTCCCTTTCCAGGGATCAGCTCCGTCTGTATCAGCTTATTTGGAAACGTTTTGCGGCAAGCAGGATGCAGCCGGCAAAGTATGAAACTATTTCTGTCAAGATAGGCGCCGGCGAGTACCGTTTTACGGTGTCTACCTCAAAAGTTGTGTTTGACGGGTTCCGCTGTGTATACACAGAAGCTGAGGAAGAAAAAGAAGAGAGCAACGTACTGGTGAATGGACTTTCCATGGATTCCAGGCTGGAAAAAGAGGCTTTTGATACGAAACAGCATTTTACCCAGCCACCGGCCCACTATACTGAGGCAACCTTGGTAAAAACTCTGGAAGAGCTGGGAATCGGGAGGCCGAGTACCTATGCGCCCACGATCTCGATCATTCTGGGCAGGCGTTATGTGACCAAGGAAGCTAAAAACCTCTACATGACAGAAATTGGAGAGGTTGTAAATAATATTATGAAACAGTCATTTCCCAGCATTGTAGATGAGAATTTTACGGCAAATATGGAAGGGCTCTTGGATATGGTTGAGGAGGGGAAGGTTCCCTGGAAAGAGGTGATCAGGAATTTTTATCCAGATCTGGACGAGGCGGTCAAGATCGCTGAGAAGGAGTTGGAAAGTGTAAAGATTGAAGATGAAGTGACAGATGTTATCTGTGAGGAGTGCGGCCGCAATATGGTTATCAAGTATGGGCCTCATGGCAGGTTTCTTGCATGCCCTGGTTTTCCTGAATGTAAAAATACAAAGCCGTATCTCGAAAAAATAGGGGTACCTTGCCCGCTATGTGGCAAAGAGGTTGTTATCAGGAAAACAAAGAAGGGACGTAAATATTACGGTTGTGAGGATAATCCTGATTGTGAGTTTATGTCCTGGCAAAAGCCGTCAAAGGAGAAATGTCCAGAGTGCGGCAACTATATGGTAGAAAAGGGGAATAAACTGGTTTGTGCAGATGAAAAGTGTGGATATGTCCGAAATCTGAAAAAAAACTGA
- a CDS encoding ribonuclease J yields MKKENSGKLKIIPLGGLEQIGMNITAFEFEDSIIVVDCGLAFPEDDMLGIDLVIPDVTYLKDNIQKVKGFVITHGHEDHIGALPYVLKELNLPIYTTKLTMGIIENKLKEHNLLRSTKRKVVRHGQSINLGKFRIEFIKTNHSIQDASALAIYSPAGIVVHTGDFKVDYTPVFGDAIDLQRFAEIGKKGVLALMSDSTNAERRGFTQSERTVGITFDHIFAEHQNTRIIIATFASNVDRVQQVINSAYKYGRKVVVEGRSMVNIISTASELGYLDVPENTLIEIDQMKNYPPEKMVLITTGSQGESMAALSRMAADVHRKVTIQPNDTIIFSSNPIPGNEKSVSRVINELSAKGANVIFQDAHVSGHACQEELKLIYSLVKPKYAIPVHGEYRHLKANAGIAQSLGIPKENIFIIQSGDVIEISEQEAKIVDKVHTGAILVDGLGVGDVGNIVLRDRQHLAEDGILIVVLTLEKGTNRLLAGPDIVSRGFVYVRESEGLMEEARKVVSDALEKCLSNRYADWNKIKLVIRDTMNDYIWKKTKRRPMVIPIIMDVDV; encoded by the coding sequence TTCCCGGAGGATGATATGCTTGGCATTGATTTAGTCATACCAGATGTCACATATTTAAAGGATAATATCCAAAAAGTTAAGGGATTTGTGATTACACATGGCCACGAAGACCATATAGGGGCGCTGCCCTATGTGCTCAAGGAGCTTAACCTTCCCATATATACGACTAAACTGACTATGGGGATTATTGAGAACAAGCTCAAGGAGCATAACCTTTTGCGCAGCACAAAGAGGAAAGTAGTGCGCCATGGGCAATCGATTAACCTTGGTAAATTCAGAATTGAATTTATTAAGACAAACCACAGTATTCAGGACGCATCGGCACTGGCAATTTATTCCCCGGCAGGGATTGTGGTGCACACAGGAGACTTTAAGGTAGACTATACGCCGGTATTTGGAGATGCTATTGACCTGCAGCGGTTTGCAGAGATTGGAAAAAAAGGTGTGCTTGCCCTGATGTCGGACAGCACGAATGCAGAGCGCAGAGGTTTTACGCAGTCAGAGAGAACAGTGGGGATTACCTTTGACCATATATTTGCAGAGCATCAGAATACCAGGATTATCATTGCCACATTTGCGTCTAATGTGGACCGTGTACAGCAGGTGATTAACTCTGCATATAAATACGGGCGTAAAGTGGTTGTGGAAGGCCGGAGTATGGTGAACATCATATCTACGGCGTCAGAGCTGGGATATCTGGATGTGCCCGAGAATACATTAATCGAGATCGACCAGATGAAAAATTATCCCCCTGAGAAGATGGTTTTAATTACAACCGGAAGCCAGGGAGAGTCTATGGCGGCGCTGTCCAGGATGGCGGCAGATGTACACCGCAAGGTGACTATACAGCCTAACGATACAATTATTTTTAGCTCTAATCCGATTCCGGGGAATGAAAAATCGGTATCCCGTGTTATCAATGAATTGTCTGCCAAGGGGGCCAATGTTATTTTCCAGGATGCCCACGTATCAGGCCATGCCTGCCAGGAAGAACTGAAGCTGATTTACTCCCTGGTAAAACCGAAATATGCTATCCCAGTCCACGGTGAATACCGCCATCTGAAGGCCAATGCAGGCATCGCCCAGTCATTGGGGATACCCAAGGAGAATATCTTTATTATTCAGTCAGGGGATGTAATTGAAATCAGTGAACAGGAGGCCAAGATCGTAGACAAAGTCCACACAGGGGCAATTCTTGTTGATGGGTTGGGAGTCGGAGATGTGGGCAATATTGTCCTCAGGGACAGGCAGCATCTGGCAGAGGATGGAATACTGATTGTAGTACTGACATTGGAAAAAGGGACGAACCGCCTGCTGGCGGGGCCTGATATCGTATCCAGGGGATTTGTCTATGTGCGGGAATCTGAAGGTTTGATGGAAGAGGCACGGAAAGTGGTGTCTGACGCATTGGAGAAATGTCTCTCTAACAGATATGCAGACTGGAATAAAATTAAGCTGGTGATCCGGGATACAATGAACGACTATATCTGGAAGAAAACAAAGAGACGGCCCATGGTTATTCCGATTATCATGGATGTGGATGTATAA
- the dprA gene encoding DNA-processing protein DprA, whose product MRYEYWFACVKQLSDRKKYVLRKEFGSGKCIYYIEETRLRKSKILSEKEIGAIIHARNIGSLDRDFEELNKKEIKFIPWFLQEFPGRLADIDDPPYALYVKGRLPAGERKTIAIVGARNCTPYGEKYAVHFGEELARHGVGIISGLARGIDGAGQRGALMAKGDTFAVLGCGTDVCYPREHIGLYVDILEQGGGILSEFPPGTAPLAQNFPRRNRIISGLADVVLIMEARKKSGSLITADMALEQGRDVYALPGPINSSLSEGCNQLIRQGAGILLSPEMLLEELGVSWISMDTKKDKNKKVLESPENMVYSRLDLYPKNISQLLEETALPAEKVTALLVSLEIQGYIKEISKNYYIKIK is encoded by the coding sequence ATGCGATATGAGTACTGGTTCGCCTGTGTTAAACAATTATCTGACCGGAAAAAATATGTATTGAGAAAAGAATTTGGATCGGGTAAATGTATATATTATATAGAAGAAACAAGATTAAGGAAATCAAAGATCCTCAGTGAAAAAGAGATCGGTGCAATCATACATGCAAGGAACATTGGCAGTTTAGACAGGGATTTTGAAGAGCTGAATAAAAAGGAAATTAAGTTTATCCCCTGGTTCTTACAGGAATTCCCAGGCCGGCTTGCAGACATAGATGATCCGCCTTATGCACTTTATGTGAAAGGGAGGCTCCCCGCCGGGGAGAGAAAGACCATTGCTATAGTGGGCGCTAGGAACTGTACGCCTTATGGGGAGAAATACGCGGTACATTTTGGGGAGGAGCTGGCCCGTCACGGGGTTGGAATTATTAGCGGCCTGGCGAGGGGGATCGACGGTGCAGGGCAGAGAGGGGCACTGATGGCCAAAGGGGACACATTTGCAGTATTAGGATGCGGCACAGATGTCTGCTACCCAAGGGAACATATTGGATTGTATGTTGATATTTTAGAACAAGGGGGTGGAATTTTGTCGGAATTCCCTCCGGGGACAGCTCCATTGGCTCAAAATTTCCCCAGAAGAAACCGGATCATCAGCGGCTTGGCAGATGTGGTCTTAATTATGGAAGCGAGAAAGAAAAGTGGTTCTTTGATTACAGCGGACATGGCGCTGGAACAGGGGCGCGATGTATATGCCCTTCCTGGGCCCATAAACAGCAGCTTAAGTGAAGGGTGCAACCAGCTCATCCGGCAGGGGGCAGGTATCCTCTTATCTCCTGAAATGCTGCTGGAGGAGCTTGGGGTTTCCTGGATTTCTATGGACACAAAAAAGGATAAAAATAAAAAAGTGCTTGAAAGTCCCGAAAATATGGTGTATAGTCGACTTGATTTGTATCCGAAGAACATTAGCCAGCTTTTAGAGGAGACTGCCCTCCCGGCAGAAAAGGTGACAGCACTCCTGGTTTCTTTGGAAATACAGGGGTATATTAAAGAAATTTCTAAGAATTATTATATAAAGATTAAATAG
- a CDS encoding peptidase U32 family protein has protein sequence MKRHPELLIPASSLEVLKTAVIFGADAVYIGGEAFGLRAKAKNFSREDMEEGIAFAHAHGVKVYVTANIIAHNSDLEGVKSYFQELRVIKPDGLIIADPGVFDIAKEVCPEIERHISTQANNTNYGAYNFWYRQGASRVVTARELSMEEIRKIRAHIPEDLEIETFVHGAMCISYSGRCLLSNYFTGRDANQGACTHPCRWKYAVVEETRPGEYMPVYENERGTYIFNSKDLCMIGHIPELLEAGIDSLKIEGRMKTALYVATVARTYRKAIDDYRRDPKLYKRNMPWYLDQISNCTYRQFTTGFFFGKSDETTQIYDSNTYVKEYTYLGIIEGEKDGLYKIEQKNKFSVGECIEIMKPNGDNIATEVLKILNEEGVSQESAPHPKQVLYVGFSEKPEKYDILRRQEIDKNLAI, from the coding sequence ATGAAGAGACATCCTGAGCTGTTAATTCCGGCCAGCAGCCTGGAGGTATTAAAAACAGCAGTGATATTTGGCGCCGATGCGGTGTATATAGGGGGCGAGGCATTTGGACTGAGGGCAAAGGCAAAAAATTTTTCCAGGGAGGATATGGAAGAAGGGATTGCATTTGCCCATGCACATGGGGTTAAAGTATATGTTACGGCTAATATTATAGCCCATAACAGTGACCTGGAAGGGGTAAAGTCCTATTTCCAGGAACTAAGGGTGATTAAGCCGGACGGATTGATCATAGCAGATCCTGGTGTGTTTGATATAGCAAAGGAAGTATGCCCGGAGATTGAAAGGCATATCAGCACCCAGGCAAATAATACGAATTACGGAGCCTATAATTTCTGGTACAGGCAGGGGGCCAGCCGGGTCGTTACTGCCAGGGAGCTTTCTATGGAGGAGATCCGAAAGATAAGGGCCCATATTCCTGAGGATCTGGAAATTGAGACATTTGTCCATGGGGCCATGTGCATTTCCTACTCAGGCAGATGCCTGCTCAGCAATTATTTTACAGGGCGGGATGCAAACCAAGGCGCTTGTACGCACCCCTGCAGGTGGAAATATGCGGTGGTGGAGGAGACTAGGCCGGGGGAATATATGCCTGTATATGAGAATGAAAGAGGGACATATATTTTTAACTCCAAAGATCTTTGTATGATTGGGCATATTCCTGAACTTTTAGAGGCAGGGATCGACAGCCTGAAAATAGAAGGACGTATGAAAACGGCCCTATATGTGGCCACGGTGGCCAGGACCTACCGAAAAGCGATTGATGATTATAGGAGGGATCCAAAGCTGTACAAAAGGAACATGCCCTGGTATCTGGACCAGATTTCCAACTGCACATACAGGCAGTTTACGACAGGGTTCTTCTTTGGGAAATCCGATGAGACAACGCAGATATATGATAGTAATACTTATGTGAAAGAGTATACGTACCTGGGTATTATAGAGGGAGAAAAGGACGGCCTATATAAGATCGAGCAGAAAAATAAATTTTCTGTGGGCGAATGTATTGAAATCATGAAGCCAAACGGAGACAATATAGCGACAGAAGTACTCAAGATTTTGAACGAGGAGGGTGTATCTCAGGAAAGTGCGCCCCATCCCAAGCAGGTCTTATATGTGGGATTCAGTGAGAAACCGGAGAAATATGATATACTGAGAAGACAAGAGATTGATAAAAATTTGGCAATTTGA
- a CDS encoding alanine/glycine:cation symporter family protein, whose translation MDKLNEIVLTIQHYLADYILIIALLGGGVWFTIRLGFIQVRGFGEGMRRTFGGLFSKKGEAGADGMSSFQALATAIAAQVGTGNIAGAATAIAIGGPGAIFWMWVAAFLGMATIYAEALMAQKYKQVGKDGEVTGGPVYYIRAAFQGTFGKILAGIFAVLLIFALGFMGNAVQSNSIAASFYTAFGIPQVVTGIAVAVIALFVFMGGMKRIAKVTELIVPVMAAFYIIGSLIVIFYNYKNIPYAFYSIVVGAFNPSAITGGAVGATVKLALTKGVARGLFSNEAGMGSTPHAHAVAKVKHPVEQGFVAMTGVFIDTFVVLNLTALVIITTKSIPTGLTGAELSQYAFSTLYGKGGDIFIAICMFFFAFSTIIGWYFFGQANIKYLFGPKAVKIYSVLVAVCVVLGSLAQVDLVWNMADCFNSMMVIPNIIGLFFLSKTIKQVHTDYFKNVKKK comes from the coding sequence GTGGATAAATTAAACGAAATAGTTTTGACAATTCAGCATTATCTGGCAGATTATATTCTGATCATTGCTTTGCTGGGAGGTGGCGTGTGGTTTACGATCCGGTTGGGATTCATTCAGGTCCGGGGATTCGGAGAAGGTATGAGAAGAACCTTCGGGGGACTGTTCAGCAAGAAAGGTGAGGCTGGGGCTGACGGCATGTCCTCTTTTCAGGCGCTTGCAACGGCCATTGCAGCACAGGTAGGCACAGGCAATATAGCAGGTGCGGCTACGGCGATAGCCATTGGCGGACCTGGGGCCATCTTCTGGATGTGGGTTGCAGCTTTCCTTGGAATGGCAACGATCTACGCAGAGGCATTGATGGCACAAAAATATAAACAGGTCGGAAAAGATGGAGAAGTGACAGGCGGCCCGGTATATTATATCCGTGCGGCGTTCCAGGGGACATTCGGAAAAATCCTGGCGGGCATCTTTGCGGTACTGCTTATATTTGCCCTTGGATTTATGGGCAATGCAGTTCAGTCCAACTCCATAGCTGCATCCTTCTATACAGCTTTTGGTATCCCTCAGGTAGTTACGGGAATCGCGGTCGCAGTCATCGCCTTATTTGTATTTATGGGCGGCATGAAGAGAATTGCAAAGGTTACAGAGTTGATTGTACCGGTTATGGCCGCATTTTATATCATTGGCTCATTGATTGTTATCTTTTATAATTATAAAAATATCCCTTATGCATTCTATTCAATTGTTGTCGGTGCATTTAATCCATCTGCAATTACCGGCGGTGCGGTAGGCGCCACAGTGAAATTAGCGCTCACAAAGGGGGTTGCGAGGGGACTCTTTTCTAATGAAGCAGGTATGGGATCCACACCCCATGCCCATGCAGTTGCCAAGGTAAAGCATCCGGTTGAGCAGGGATTTGTGGCAATGACAGGCGTGTTTATCGACACATTTGTGGTTCTTAATCTGACTGCCCTGGTTATTATTACAACAAAATCTATCCCAACAGGACTTACAGGTGCAGAGCTGAGCCAATATGCCTTTTCAACTTTATACGGAAAAGGAGGAGACATTTTTATAGCTATTTGTATGTTCTTCTTTGCTTTTTCAACAATTATAGGCTGGTACTTCTTTGGGCAGGCAAATATTAAATATTTATTTGGCCCTAAGGCAGTAAAAATTTATTCTGTGCTGGTTGCAGTTTGTGTGGTCCTTGGATCACTTGCACAAGTTGACCTTGTATGGAATATGGCGGACTGCTTCAACTCCATGATGGTAATTCCGAATATTATCGGCCTGTTCTTCTTAAGCAAGACAATCAAGCAGGTACATACGGATTATTTTAAGAATGTTAAGAAAAAATAA
- the sigK gene encoding RNA polymerase sporulation sigma factor SigK, producing MKSFPNPLTPAEEKYYMQKYTEGDLEAKHVLIERNLRLVAHVIKKYQYLDEDPEDLISIGTIGLIKAVVTFNPDKGNRLAAYASKCVENEILMYLRAKKKTNKEISLYEPIGTDREGNEIKLYDIIETDEADVPEKIHLKENIQKLYEKVETELSQREKLVLKMRYGLYNGEEYTQREIARQLGISRSYVSRIEKSAVEKLREFF from the coding sequence TTGAAATCATTTCCAAATCCCCTCACCCCAGCAGAAGAAAAATACTACATGCAAAAATATACAGAGGGCGACCTTGAGGCAAAACATGTTCTGATCGAACGAAATCTGCGGCTCGTTGCACATGTTATTAAAAAATATCAATATCTGGATGAAGATCCTGAAGATTTGATCTCTATTGGAACTATCGGCCTAATAAAAGCAGTTGTGACCTTTAACCCGGACAAAGGCAACCGTCTTGCAGCCTATGCTTCCAAATGTGTGGAGAACGAAATTTTAATGTACCTTCGGGCCAAGAAGAAAACAAACAAAGAAATTTCCCTATATGAACCTATAGGTACGGACAGAGAAGGGAATGAAATCAAACTCTATGATATCATAGAGACTGATGAGGCAGATGTCCCCGAAAAAATTCATCTCAAAGAAAATATCCAAAAACTTTATGAAAAAGTAGAGACAGAACTTTCCCAACGTGAAAAGTTGGTACTTAAAATGAGATATGGCCTATATAATGGGGAAGAATATACGCAGCGGGAGATTGCCAGACAACTCGGAATCTCTCGCTCCTATGTGTCACGGATTGAGAAAAGCGCCGTAGAAAAACTTAGAGAGTTCTTCTGA
- a CDS encoding YifB family Mg chelatase-like AAA ATPase → MSFSAVISASLQGLEVDFVHVEADVSNGLPAFQMVGYLSSEVKEAAERVRTAIRNSGLEYPAKRTVINLSPATVKKRGAAFDLPIAAAILISLGLISAQSVEGMLIIGELGLDGCVQKVPGILPVVMAARDAGFQKCLVPEANAAEGALVDGIGVIGVRNLGQVYAFLTGALHLEGKRRQGCAGKAPACTQLDFNDIQGQEAVKRAAEVAVAGGHNLLLIGPPGSGKSMTAKRIPGILPPMEAEESMEITKIYSIMGMLDGDSPLIGRRPFRSVHHTATKAALVGGGLIPSPGEISLAHGGVLFLDELPEFRREVLEVLRQPLEEHKIRITRTHGIYAYPANFMLVGAMNPCPCGCYPDMNKCICTPLQIQSYLGRISQPFLDRIDICVEAPQVKYEVLLSKRTGESSAAIRDRVCMAREIQNRRYRGTEILTNSMLGGKELEMYCELGPSENRLLKQAFTALGLTARTYYKILKTARTIADLEGAGRIQEEHIQEAIGYRTMDKKYWGR, encoded by the coding sequence ATGAGTTTCAGCGCAGTAATATCTGCATCCCTTCAGGGGTTGGAGGTGGACTTTGTCCATGTGGAAGCGGATGTCAGCAACGGACTCCCGGCCTTTCAGATGGTGGGGTATTTATCATCCGAGGTAAAGGAGGCTGCAGAAAGGGTACGCACAGCCATACGTAATTCGGGTTTAGAATATCCTGCCAAGAGAACTGTTATTAATCTTTCCCCTGCTACGGTGAAGAAGCGGGGAGCGGCTTTTGACTTGCCCATTGCAGCGGCAATTCTCATATCTCTGGGGCTTATAAGCGCGCAGAGTGTGGAGGGTATGCTGATAATCGGGGAGTTAGGACTTGACGGCTGTGTGCAGAAGGTGCCTGGGATCCTGCCTGTTGTGATGGCGGCAAGAGACGCGGGATTCCAAAAGTGCCTTGTTCCAGAAGCGAATGCTGCAGAGGGGGCGTTGGTGGACGGCATTGGGGTGATCGGGGTCAGAAATCTTGGCCAGGTATATGCATTTTTGACAGGCGCCTTACACCTGGAAGGGAAGAGGAGGCAGGGTTGTGCAGGGAAGGCCCCAGCCTGCACCCAGCTGGATTTTAATGATATCCAGGGCCAGGAAGCGGTGAAAAGGGCGGCGGAGGTAGCGGTTGCCGGGGGCCATAATTTATTGCTGATTGGCCCCCCTGGAAGCGGGAAATCTATGACTGCCAAGAGGATTCCTGGGATTCTGCCCCCCATGGAAGCAGAGGAAAGTATGGAAATAACGAAGATATACAGTATTATGGGAATGCTGGATGGGGACAGTCCCCTGATTGGAAGGAGGCCCTTTAGAAGTGTCCATCACACGGCGACTAAGGCCGCATTGGTAGGGGGAGGCTTAATCCCATCGCCGGGAGAGATCAGCCTGGCCCATGGCGGCGTGTTGTTTTTAGACGAACTCCCTGAGTTCCGCAGGGAGGTGCTGGAGGTGTTGAGGCAGCCTTTAGAAGAGCATAAAATACGGATTACCCGGACTCATGGGATATATGCCTATCCCGCCAATTTCATGCTTGTAGGCGCCATGAACCCCTGTCCCTGCGGCTGTTATCCCGATATGAACAAATGTATCTGCACGCCCTTGCAGATTCAAAGCTATCTTGGGAGAATAAGCCAGCCATTCTTGGACAGAATCGATATCTGTGTGGAGGCGCCCCAAGTAAAGTATGAAGTGCTGTTAAGCAAAAGGACAGGAGAAAGTTCAGCAGCAATCAGGGACAGAGTATGTATGGCAAGGGAAATTCAGAACAGAAGATATAGGGGGACGGAGATTCTTACAAATTCTATGCTGGGTGGAAAAGAATTGGAAATGTACTGTGAACTTGGTCCGTCAGAGAATAGGCTGTTAAAGCAGGCATTTACGGCGCTGGGACTGACAGCAAGGACCTACTATAAGATACTGAAGACAGCGAGGACAATTGCGGACCTGGAAGGCGCTGGCAGGATCCAGGAGGAGCATATCCAGGAGGCTATTGGTTATCGTACTATGGATAAAAAATATTGGGGGAGATAG
- a CDS encoding O-methyltransferase, with amino-acid sequence MIVDERIITFINSMETENSRILEAIEREALEAFVPIIRKEMQSFLKVLLTIQKPMRILEVGTAVGFSALLMSEYAPEGCTITTIENYNKRIPIARNNFSRAGKEGQITLIEGDALEVLKGLQGSYDFIFMDAAKGQYIHYLPEAMRVLTPGGTLVSDNVLQDGDIIESRFAVERRNRTIHSRMREYLYQLKHTEGLVTAILPLGDGVAVSTRRKGDPADAGRLDLNTDVDKIEENKNEETS; translated from the coding sequence ATGATAGTAGATGAGCGTATTATTACATTCATCAATTCAATGGAGACAGAGAACAGCCGAATATTGGAGGCAATAGAGAGAGAGGCTCTTGAGGCCTTTGTGCCGATCATACGAAAAGAAATGCAGAGCTTTCTTAAAGTGCTTTTGACAATACAAAAACCTATGCGCATACTCGAAGTGGGGACTGCCGTAGGTTTCTCTGCGTTATTGATGAGTGAATATGCACCGGAAGGGTGCACCATAACAACGATTGAGAATTATAATAAAAGGATTCCCATTGCCCGTAATAATTTCAGCCGGGCTGGGAAGGAAGGGCAGATTACGCTGATAGAGGGAGATGCCCTGGAAGTGCTGAAAGGCCTTCAGGGAAGTTATGATTTCATTTTTATGGATGCGGCTAAGGGACAATACATCCATTACCTGCCAGAGGCCATGAGGGTTTTAACCCCCGGAGGAACCTTGGTGTCTGACAATGTACTCCAGGACGGAGATATTATAGAATCCCGCTTTGCGGTGGAGCGCAGGAATAGAACAATCCACAGCCGCATGAGAGAATATCTTTATCAGCTGAAGCACACAGAAGGCCTGGTGACAGCCATCCTGCCGCTGGGGGATGGGGTTGCTGTGAGTACAAGAAGAAAAGGGGATCCGGCAGATGCCGGGCGCCTGGATCTTAATACAGATGTGGATAAAATAGAGGAGAATAAAAATGAAGAGACATCCTGA